One Cupriavidus oxalaticus genomic region harbors:
- a CDS encoding UPF0158 family protein, translating to MAAVKLEDLSIAFDFVNSGAPMENEAYVSLDTGKIYWISDFNDGSEEEIPEDLETSDRYLVIPHKNELGLGKRLVLQFVAQELPESYDEVDGFFRRKGAYARFKDLLEHKGILQRWFAFEAESVEIALKQWCADNGLEILLS from the coding sequence ATGGCCGCAGTCAAACTCGAAGATCTTTCCATTGCTTTCGACTTTGTTAATTCCGGAGCGCCGATGGAGAACGAGGCGTATGTCTCACTCGATACGGGGAAAATCTATTGGATTTCTGATTTCAACGATGGCTCCGAAGAGGAGATCCCAGAGGACCTTGAAACCTCGGACCGGTACCTTGTGATCCCGCACAAGAATGAACTCGGGCTTGGGAAACGTCTTGTCCTCCAGTTTGTCGCACAAGAGCTGCCTGAGTCCTACGACGAGGTCGATGGGTTCTTCCGCCGGAAAGGGGCTTACGCGCGCTTTAAGGATCTGCTGGAACACAAAGGCATTCTCCAGCGCTGGTTTGCGTTTGAAGCCGAGTCTGTCGAAATTGCGCTTAAGCAATGGTGTGCCGACAACGGGCTGGAAATTCTGCTGTCGTAG